Below is a window of Shewanella khirikhana DNA.
CTTGCTGAAGGTGGATTTCTTTAACCAAACCGCGGCGGCGCTGAAGACATTCTGCAAGGCCAATGGCATTTCGACTATTTTTGCCGGGGCACAAATCGAGATTGATGAGCGTCGGCGCGATCAGGCGTTGCTGGACAAAGGTTTTCCGCTGCAACTGACCGATGAGCACTGTATGCTGCCGCCAGGCAGTGTAGTCACCCAGGGACAACGGGGGGAGGGCGGCGCCATGTATCGGGTGTTTACGCCCTTCGCCCGCCGCTGGCGTGACATCGCCGCTTCTCGCCCATTGTGGCCTATCCCAGCTCCCGCGCCGGTTGCCGAGCCGGTAGCGTTTTCCCCATTTGCGTTTTGGGGCAACGACGCCGATGCTGACCCGGCGCTCGATAACTGGCTCGCTGGCGAGGAAGCCGCCCTTGAAAAACTGTCCCGCTTTCGAGAGCTTGCCATGGCCCGCTATGGTGAGCAGCGTGATTTTCCTGCCATCGACGGTACCAGCAGCCTGTCGCCTTATCTGGCGCTTGGAGTGATTTCGCCGCGTCAATGTTTGGCTGCGCTGCTGCAAGACTTTCCAGATGTGTTTGTAAACGAAGCCTCGCCAGGTCGCACCTGGCTTAATGAGCTGGTGTGGCGCGAGTTCTACCGTCATTTGCTGGTGGCCTTTCCTGGGCTCAGCATGGCGAAGAATTTCAATCCGCTTGGCGATGGCATTCGCTGGCGAAACGATGAAACTGAGTTTGAAGCATGGAAAAACGGCTGCACCGGTTACCCGCTGGTGGATGCTGCCATGAGGCAACTCAATCAAACCGGCTGGATGCACAATCGCCTGCGGATGGTGGTAGCCAGCTTCCTCACCAAGCATTTGCTTATCGATTGGCGCTGGGGTGAGCGCTACTTCCGCGAACAGCTTATCGATGGCTGCCTTGCTGCAAACAACGGCGGTTGGCAGTGGGCTGCCGGCACAGGTTGTGATGCCCAGCCCTACTTTCGCATCTTTAACCCTATGAGTCAGTCGGAAAAATTTGATCCCGACGCTCGCTTTATCCGTAAGTACTTACCAGAAATTGCGCAGTGGCCTACCAAGTCGCTGCATCAGGCAAGTGGCCCTGGTTTGTTTGATACCAGTGGTTACCCGGCGCCAATCGTTGAGCATGCCAGTGCCCGTAAACGGGCGCTGGAAGTGATGGCCGTGATGAAGAAGGGCTAGGGAATGAATGCAGGTGTGCACAATCCAGTTGATAGCAGTGCGTTTGATAAGCGT
It encodes the following:
- the phrB gene encoding deoxyribodipyrimidine photo-lyase, which produces MNTLVWFRQDLRTLDNQALTLACEDAKARGGKVYALFIASPGQWQQHDMGQRQQRFLLANLNVLGEALARLGIELSLLKVDFFNQTAAALKTFCKANGISTIFAGAQIEIDERRRDQALLDKGFPLQLTDEHCMLPPGSVVTQGQRGEGGAMYRVFTPFARRWRDIAASRPLWPIPAPAPVAEPVAFSPFAFWGNDADADPALDNWLAGEEAALEKLSRFRELAMARYGEQRDFPAIDGTSSLSPYLALGVISPRQCLAALLQDFPDVFVNEASPGRTWLNELVWREFYRHLLVAFPGLSMAKNFNPLGDGIRWRNDETEFEAWKNGCTGYPLVDAAMRQLNQTGWMHNRLRMVVASFLTKHLLIDWRWGERYFREQLIDGCLAANNGGWQWAAGTGCDAQPYFRIFNPMSQSEKFDPDARFIRKYLPEIAQWPTKSLHQASGPGLFDTSGYPAPIVEHASARKRALEVMAVMKKG